A window of the Vibrio ostreae genome harbors these coding sequences:
- a CDS encoding response regulator, whose translation MTPVVNAQAQILVIDDSDVTRETLVSYFEEEGFIVHSAETAEHGEELLAIHDIDMVLLDIRLPGKDGLTLTRELRSASEIGIILVTGRQDQIDRIIGLECGADEYVTKPFNPREILARSKNLIRRVRKLKTLERSAEKEPGGFIDIGPWKMDIHRRWLKKADGDEPVQLTEAEFQLLNALATNPGRSLSRDELMDRLRNRSWNATDRTIDVLIGRIRRKLQDDSYSPKWLITVHGVGYLYSPE comes from the coding sequence ATGACCCCCGTGGTAAACGCACAAGCTCAGATACTGGTGATCGACGATTCCGATGTCACCAGAGAAACGCTGGTCAGCTATTTTGAGGAAGAGGGCTTTATTGTCCATTCGGCAGAAACCGCCGAGCACGGCGAAGAGCTGCTGGCGATACATGATATCGACATGGTGCTGCTCGACATTCGCCTGCCCGGCAAAGATGGCCTGACCCTGACACGCGAATTACGCAGTGCATCAGAGATTGGCATTATTCTGGTCACCGGTCGTCAGGATCAGATTGACCGTATCATCGGCCTGGAATGCGGCGCCGATGAATACGTCACCAAGCCTTTCAATCCGCGCGAAATTCTGGCACGTAGCAAAAACCTAATTCGCCGGGTCCGAAAGCTCAAGACGCTGGAACGCAGTGCGGAAAAAGAACCTGGTGGTTTTATCGACATCGGACCGTGGAAAATGGACATCCATCGCCGCTGGCTGAAAAAAGCGGACGGCGATGAACCGGTCCAACTGACCGAAGCGGAATTTCAGTTGCTCAACGCGCTGGCCACCAACCCGGGCCGCTCTCTGTCGCGCGATGAACTGATGGACAGATTAAGGAACCGCTCCTGGAACGCCACCGATCGTACCATAGATGTTCTGATCGGCCGTATTCGCCGCAAACTGCAGGATGACAGTTACAGTCCGAAATGGCTGATCACCGTGCACGGTGTCGGTTACCTCTACTCACCTGAATAA
- a CDS encoding lysine N(6)-hydroxylase/L-ornithine N(5)-oxygenase family protein yields MQGTHTRKGHDTQPQSAHIYDVIGVGLGPFNLSIAALAAEKASLSTLFLDKKAHFAWHPGLLLNDAKMQTSFLKDLVSAVDPTSRYSFLNYLVTNRKFYPFMASGQTTISRLEFSDYLGWVVSQLPNVAFNQEVTAIEQSDGVFKVSVGQQQYLTRHLVMGTGLTPSMPECVTPFVGKHCFHASELALRDPQLTDKRVAIIGGGQTGADVFQHAFDGEFGHARELNWISRRANIEVLDEACFTDQYFMPDYVNDFYQLDQATKQREVARQKLTSDGITSDCLQGIYQRLYHDKYVLRKPNWWNICPNQSLVAMRQDEDGYHITLAHGLTGETREISADVVIMCTGFKRIVPHCLRDLQDQISWDEHGRPILSADFCVDWQGAPHNRIYMVNAGIASHGIAEPQLSLACWRAARILNHVAGYTVYDPVEHRNMLDWGMATQASQERVSSRLIS; encoded by the coding sequence ATGCAAGGCACACACACAAGGAAAGGTCACGATACTCAACCCCAGTCTGCACATATCTATGATGTGATCGGCGTTGGCCTGGGGCCGTTCAATCTCAGTATTGCGGCACTGGCGGCGGAGAAAGCGTCATTGTCGACGCTGTTCCTCGATAAGAAAGCACATTTCGCCTGGCATCCGGGATTGCTGCTGAATGATGCCAAGATGCAGACGTCATTCCTTAAAGACCTGGTTTCGGCGGTGGATCCGACCAGTCGTTACAGTTTTCTCAACTACCTGGTCACCAACCGTAAATTCTATCCGTTTATGGCCTCCGGCCAGACGACCATCAGCCGTCTTGAGTTTTCGGACTATCTGGGCTGGGTGGTCAGTCAACTGCCGAACGTTGCCTTTAATCAGGAAGTGACGGCGATTGAACAGAGCGACGGCGTGTTCAAAGTCTCAGTCGGGCAGCAGCAGTACCTGACCCGACATCTGGTGATGGGCACCGGCCTGACCCCGAGTATGCCGGAGTGTGTGACGCCGTTTGTCGGTAAGCACTGTTTCCACGCCAGCGAACTGGCGCTGCGCGATCCGCAGCTGACCGATAAGCGGGTGGCGATTATTGGTGGCGGACAAACAGGTGCGGACGTGTTCCAGCATGCGTTTGACGGCGAATTCGGCCACGCGCGCGAGCTGAACTGGATTTCACGCCGCGCCAATATTGAAGTGCTGGATGAAGCCTGTTTTACCGACCAGTACTTCATGCCGGACTATGTTAACGATTTCTATCAGCTTGATCAGGCCACTAAACAGCGCGAGGTGGCACGCCAGAAGCTGACCAGTGACGGCATCACCAGCGACTGTCTGCAAGGCATTTACCAGCGTCTGTATCACGATAAGTATGTATTGCGTAAGCCTAACTGGTGGAACATTTGCCCGAACCAGTCGCTGGTGGCGATGCGTCAGGATGAAGACGGTTACCACATCACTCTCGCCCACGGCCTGACCGGAGAAACCCGTGAGATCAGCGCCGATGTGGTGATCATGTGTACCGGATTTAAGCGCATCGTGCCGCATTGTCTGCGCGATCTGCAGGATCAGATATCCTGGGATGAACATGGCCGGCCAATCTTGTCGGCGGATTTCTGTGTCGACTGGCAGGGCGCGCCGCACAACCGGATCTATATGGTCAATGCCGGGATCGCCTCGCATGGGATTGCCGAGCCGCAACTGAGCCTGGCCTGCTGGCGCGCGGCACGTATCCTTAACCATGTTGCCGGTTACACCGTGTATGATCCGGTCGAGCACCGTAATATGCTTGACTGGGGCATGGCGACCCAGGCGAGCCAGGAGCGCGTCAGCAGTCGTTTAATCTCCTGA
- a CDS encoding substrate-binding periplasmic protein: MKTLLAFVCLLLIPLAQANHFDHNRTYRACGLPIYPPISWVDNHQVKGVGAHLLQQLFQRFNLTLSFEQDFNWQRCLKEMELGHIDIATAMYKVAGRQNYNHYLSTPIVKEPIVLFYNRQHPQKFSQLSDLKGKTLGVILGDSYGDEMDDWIARHMQVDYVSSGEQNFAKLLRGRIDMMPLGRYGGQLQNERLGYQDIIVPLERPLTTDYWYIAIAKKSPLSAHLTELDQALQQITRQTDIGELMAQYAEQYRISTRYGGAHD; this comes from the coding sequence ATGAAAACGTTACTGGCTTTCGTTTGCCTGCTACTGATACCGCTCGCGCAGGCAAACCATTTTGATCATAACCGCACTTATAGAGCGTGCGGGCTGCCGATCTATCCGCCGATTTCCTGGGTCGATAACCATCAGGTAAAAGGCGTCGGCGCTCATCTGCTGCAACAGTTGTTTCAACGCTTTAACCTCACCCTCTCATTTGAGCAGGACTTTAACTGGCAACGCTGTTTAAAGGAAATGGAACTGGGCCATATTGATATCGCCACTGCTATGTATAAGGTCGCCGGGCGGCAAAACTACAACCATTATCTCTCGACGCCGATCGTCAAAGAGCCGATTGTGCTGTTTTACAATCGCCAGCACCCCCAAAAGTTTAGCCAACTGAGCGATTTGAAAGGCAAAACCTTAGGCGTCATTCTGGGTGACTCCTACGGGGATGAAATGGACGACTGGATAGCGCGCCATATGCAGGTCGACTATGTGTCCAGTGGCGAGCAGAACTTCGCTAAACTGCTGCGCGGACGTATTGATATGATGCCTCTCGGTCGCTATGGCGGCCAGTTGCAAAACGAGCGCCTGGGTTATCAAGACATCATCGTCCCGCTGGAGCGTCCGTTGACCACCGATTACTGGTATATTGCGATTGCGAAAAAATCACCGCTCTCTGCTCATCTGACTGAACTGGATCAGGCCCTGCAACAGATCACCCGCCAGACTGATATTGGTGAATTGATGGCACAATACGCCGAACAATACCGGATATCGACCCGGTACGGAGGTGCGCATGACTGA
- the fdhA gene encoding formaldehyde dehydrogenase, glutathione-independent, with protein sequence MSYEKSNRGVVYKGPGKVAVESIPYPELALGNRKCEHGVILKVLTTNICGSDQHMVRGRTTAEEGLVLGHEITGIILEKGRDVEFVDVGDIVSVPFNIACGRCRNCKSGLTGICLNVNPARPGAAYGYVDMGGWVGGQAEYVMVPYADFNLLKFPDPDQAREKIQDLTLLSDIFPTGFHGCVTAGVGPGSTVYIAGAGPVGLAAAVSAQLLGAACVIVGDMIEDRLAQARSFGCETIDLREEGSMEDKLEAILNEREVDCFVDCVGFEAHGCGCGHKEEAPATVLNSAMQITRAGGSIGIPGLYVTDDPGAKDEAAREGALSMRFGLGWAKSHSFHTGQCPTMKYHRGLMQSILFDKVKIADAVNVQMISLDQAPQGYADFDGGAAKKFVIDPHGEFISK encoded by the coding sequence ATGTCCTACGAAAAATCCAACCGTGGTGTTGTCTACAAAGGCCCAGGAAAAGTTGCTGTAGAATCTATCCCTTATCCTGAACTGGCACTTGGTAACCGCAAGTGCGAGCACGGTGTTATCCTTAAAGTTCTGACCACCAACATCTGTGGTAGTGACCAGCACATGGTGCGTGGCCGTACAACTGCTGAAGAAGGTCTGGTACTGGGTCACGAAATCACAGGTATCATCCTGGAAAAAGGTCGTGACGTAGAATTCGTGGATGTGGGCGATATCGTATCGGTACCGTTTAACATCGCCTGTGGTCGTTGCCGCAACTGTAAATCTGGTTTGACCGGTATCTGTCTGAATGTAAACCCTGCTCGCCCTGGCGCCGCTTACGGTTACGTTGACATGGGTGGTTGGGTCGGTGGCCAGGCTGAATACGTCATGGTGCCATACGCAGACTTCAACCTGCTGAAATTCCCGGATCCGGATCAGGCACGTGAAAAAATTCAGGATCTGACTCTGCTGTCTGACATCTTCCCAACCGGTTTCCACGGTTGTGTAACGGCAGGTGTTGGCCCGGGTTCAACCGTATACATCGCTGGTGCAGGCCCAGTCGGTCTGGCAGCGGCGGTATCTGCTCAACTGCTGGGTGCAGCGTGTGTTATCGTCGGCGACATGATTGAAGATCGTCTGGCTCAGGCACGCAGCTTCGGTTGTGAAACCATCGACCTTCGTGAAGAAGGCAGCATGGAAGACAAACTGGAAGCGATTCTGAACGAACGCGAAGTTGACTGTTTCGTTGACTGTGTCGGCTTTGAAGCGCACGGCTGTGGCTGTGGTCACAAAGAAGAAGCACCAGCGACAGTACTGAACTCTGCCATGCAGATCACCCGCGCAGGTGGCTCTATCGGTATCCCTGGTCTGTACGTGACTGACGACCCGGGCGCTAAAGATGAAGCGGCACGAGAAGGGGCACTTAGCATGCGCTTTGGTCTGGGCTGGGCTAAATCTCACTCATTCCACACTGGTCAATGTCCGACCATGAAGTACCACCGTGGTCTGATGCAATCTATCCTGTTTGATAAGGTGAAGATTGCAGACGCAGTAAACGTGCAGATGATCTCTCTGGATCAGGCACCACAAGGCTACGCAGACTTCGACGGCGGTGCAGCGAAGAAATTCGTTATCGACCCGCACGGTGAGTTCATCTCTAAATAA
- a CDS encoding ATP-binding protein, which produces MTDTSASWLGKARGYHTDHPLVYQVLKRFLLCGLVLIVVTTALQVWAEYRREQHSLQTRLSLIASSQLDGIAKSVWNLDKEQVNLQLQGIMNFPDIQAVTLDSADWPEKLQFGTLPAKAAASNQFAIVYHTLQREPRQLGILTVFHDVAAVHTRLIESALWSFLVQSLMILATSVVLFGIVHFNITRHLERMAQFTRQISKSHLRQPLTLQKRARQRSSNELDQVVEAINEMRLAILRDIERRESEQQELRYSRDQLQEQVEQRTRNLLEAKENAEAASQAKTKFLATMSHEIRTPLNGILGMVQLLGRTELSAEQQERLNTIYQSGDALLEILNGLLDYARLEEGAYIPENQLFSLHELVRTSCHLFSAGALEKGLDLQFDIDPAVTDVCQSAPGALRQMLANMISNAIKFTQQGFVHVTLTRSRTGPDQQWVRFAVSDSGIGIEQNDLARIFERFSQADDSITRRFGGTGLGLAITEKLVHSLGGEIGVTSQPACGSTFWFELPLSTPPELAQYPALTQASHPARLDGLQILLVEDTPVNQEVTMALLSQDGHQVELAQTGSQALLAASERKFDVILLDVHLPDISGVDVARHITSQSGLNTNTPVIALTANIQPGLIQKYHAAGMVAIEPKPLKIGRLYKVINQVIAKAEILPETEPPDTAAALIDFAVFQSHSTILGPARVTNLIHTLQRSCDKILPRIEQAMQRGDHYDIAEQAHRLAGDAESLGASQLAHQLRALEDLARQGLEEALTSQRGRDLAQYSRASLAELTRLTAALNAPT; this is translated from the coding sequence ATGACTGACACTTCTGCCTCCTGGCTTGGTAAAGCACGTGGTTACCATACCGATCACCCTCTGGTTTATCAGGTACTTAAACGCTTTCTGCTCTGTGGCCTGGTGCTGATTGTGGTCACTACTGCGCTACAGGTATGGGCCGAATACCGCCGTGAACAACACAGCCTGCAGACTCGCCTGAGCCTGATCGCTTCTTCCCAGTTAGACGGTATCGCTAAGAGCGTGTGGAATCTGGATAAAGAGCAGGTCAACCTGCAACTGCAGGGCATCATGAACTTTCCCGATATTCAGGCCGTGACTCTCGACAGCGCTGACTGGCCGGAGAAGCTGCAGTTTGGCACGCTACCTGCCAAAGCCGCGGCCTCCAACCAGTTTGCGATTGTTTATCACACCTTGCAGCGCGAGCCGCGTCAGTTAGGTATCTTGACTGTCTTTCACGATGTGGCGGCAGTGCATACTCGGCTGATTGAATCTGCGCTGTGGAGCTTTCTGGTACAGTCGCTGATGATTTTGGCCACCAGCGTGGTGCTGTTTGGCATCGTACACTTTAATATCACCCGTCATCTGGAACGGATGGCACAGTTCACCCGTCAAATCAGTAAAAGTCATCTCCGGCAACCGCTCACTTTGCAAAAACGCGCCCGCCAGCGCAGCAGTAATGAACTGGATCAGGTGGTCGAAGCGATCAATGAAATGCGCCTGGCCATTTTGCGTGATATTGAGCGGCGTGAGTCGGAGCAACAGGAGCTGAGGTACAGCCGGGACCAGTTGCAGGAACAGGTCGAACAACGTACCCGGAATCTGCTCGAAGCCAAAGAAAATGCCGAAGCCGCCAGTCAGGCCAAAACCAAGTTTCTCGCCACCATGAGTCATGAGATCCGCACCCCGCTCAATGGCATCCTGGGGATGGTGCAGCTACTGGGTCGCACTGAACTTTCGGCGGAACAACAAGAGCGTCTTAATACCATTTATCAGTCCGGTGACGCACTGCTGGAAATCCTCAATGGCCTGCTCGACTATGCCCGATTAGAAGAAGGCGCTTATATTCCGGAGAACCAGCTGTTTTCCCTGCATGAACTGGTCAGAACCAGCTGCCACCTGTTTTCCGCTGGTGCGCTGGAAAAAGGCCTGGATTTACAATTTGATATTGACCCGGCGGTGACGGATGTTTGCCAGAGTGCACCGGGCGCGCTGCGCCAGATGCTGGCCAATATGATCTCCAATGCCATTAAGTTTACCCAGCAGGGCTTTGTGCATGTCACCCTCACCCGCTCCCGTACCGGGCCAGATCAGCAGTGGGTGCGTTTTGCCGTCAGCGACAGCGGAATCGGCATCGAACAAAATGATTTAGCACGTATTTTTGAACGTTTCAGCCAGGCCGACGACAGCATTACCCGCCGCTTTGGCGGGACCGGGCTTGGCCTCGCGATCACCGAAAAACTGGTACACAGCCTCGGCGGAGAAATTGGGGTGACCAGCCAGCCCGCCTGCGGCAGCACATTCTGGTTTGAACTGCCGCTCAGCACACCACCTGAATTGGCGCAGTACCCGGCGTTAACCCAAGCCAGTCATCCGGCCAGGCTGGACGGGCTTCAAATTTTGTTGGTGGAAGATACGCCGGTGAATCAGGAAGTGACCATGGCACTGCTCAGTCAGGACGGTCACCAGGTCGAACTGGCACAGACGGGCAGTCAGGCTCTACTGGCGGCCAGCGAGCGTAAGTTTGATGTCATCCTGCTCGATGTCCACTTGCCGGACATCAGCGGAGTAGATGTTGCCCGCCACATCACCAGCCAGTCCGGGCTCAACACCAATACGCCTGTCATTGCACTGACTGCCAATATTCAGCCCGGGCTGATTCAGAAATATCACGCCGCCGGTATGGTTGCCATTGAGCCGAAACCGCTCAAAATCGGGCGATTGTATAAAGTGATCAATCAGGTGATCGCCAAAGCAGAAATTCTGCCAGAGACAGAACCGCCTGACACCGCTGCGGCATTGATTGACTTCGCCGTTTTTCAGTCGCACAGCACGATTCTGGGCCCCGCCCGGGTAACCAATCTTATCCACACACTGCAACGCAGCTGTGACAAGATCCTGCCCCGGATTGAACAAGCCATGCAACGCGGCGATCACTATGACATCGCAGAGCAGGCCCACCGTCTGGCCGGTGATGCAGAGTCTCTCGGCGCCAGTCAGTTAGCACACCAGTTACGGGCGCTGGAAGATTTAGCCCGGCAGGGTTTAGAAGAAGCTTTGACATCTCAGCGTGGCAGGGACTTGGCTCAGTACAGTCGGGCCAGCCTGGCCGAATTGACGCGCTTAACCGCCGCATTAAACGCACCAACATAA
- the nhaC gene encoding Na+/H+ antiporter NhaC gives MAILPIAITIGLLGIQLFYFGDFTPHTPLAIGIVFACAIAWLRGYRWNHMEQGLFHVIKVATSAIVIMLIIGMIIGIWIASGTVPMMIYYGFQVLTPQTFLAAAMILCAVISVSLGTSWTTTATVGLALMGVGEGFGIPMYWTAGAVVSGAFFGDKMSPLSDTTNLAPAVTGTNLFAHIRNMLPTTFPAMCIALVVYLFVGFNIIDAQQVDIAKIEALSTALNDHFEFNWLVLTPAVVVFGLALMKMPAIPSLMASVLFSMLIAVVVQGVSVHDALTFLQNGFSVETGNATADALLNRGGIQSMSWIITLVLIALALGGVLEQTRCLETIVLSIMSRVRTIFGLQLASTMTAAGTNLVAGDPYLSIALPGRMFSQAYRGMGYSTLCLSRSVEEGGTLISPLIPWNAGGAFVIHALGLGIAAGHTENLLYIVCAVACWASPLLGIIYAAFGKFCPKATEEEKRQWAEQGELILEPINEERPLGKPAVQY, from the coding sequence TTGGCAATTTTGCCGATCGCTATTACGATAGGGTTGCTCGGTATCCAGCTGTTTTACTTTGGTGACTTTACCCCGCATACCCCGTTAGCGATCGGGATTGTGTTTGCCTGTGCGATTGCCTGGTTGCGCGGTTATCGCTGGAATCATATGGAGCAGGGCTTGTTCCACGTGATTAAGGTCGCCACGTCGGCGATCGTGATTATGTTGATCATCGGTATGATTATCGGGATATGGATCGCCAGTGGTACCGTCCCTATGATGATCTATTACGGTTTTCAGGTGCTGACCCCGCAAACGTTCCTGGCGGCGGCAATGATCTTGTGTGCGGTGATTTCTGTGTCACTAGGTACATCCTGGACCACAACCGCGACGGTTGGCCTGGCGCTGATGGGCGTTGGTGAAGGGTTTGGTATACCGATGTACTGGACTGCCGGCGCTGTGGTTTCCGGCGCTTTCTTTGGCGACAAAATGTCGCCGCTGTCTGATACCACCAACCTGGCTCCGGCTGTCACGGGCACCAACCTGTTTGCCCATATTCGTAACATGCTGCCAACCACCTTCCCGGCGATGTGTATTGCACTGGTGGTCTATCTGTTTGTTGGCTTTAACATCATTGATGCCCAGCAAGTGGATATCGCTAAGATTGAAGCGCTGAGTACTGCCCTCAATGATCACTTTGAATTTAACTGGTTGGTGCTGACACCGGCAGTGGTCGTGTTTGGCCTGGCATTGATGAAGATGCCTGCGATTCCGAGCCTGATGGCGAGCGTGCTGTTCAGTATGCTGATTGCGGTGGTGGTGCAGGGGGTATCAGTCCACGATGCGCTGACGTTCCTACAAAATGGTTTTAGTGTTGAAACTGGCAACGCCACCGCTGATGCCTTGCTTAACCGCGGCGGAATACAATCGATGTCCTGGATCATTACTCTGGTACTGATTGCTTTGGCATTGGGGGGCGTTCTGGAGCAAACCCGCTGTCTGGAAACGATTGTTCTGTCGATTATGAGCCGCGTACGCACTATCTTTGGTTTGCAACTGGCATCAACCATGACCGCCGCTGGTACCAACCTGGTCGCAGGTGACCCATATCTGTCGATTGCGCTGCCGGGACGTATGTTCAGCCAGGCGTATCGCGGTATGGGCTACTCAACCTTGTGTCTGTCCCGTTCGGTAGAAGAGGGCGGAACCCTGATTTCTCCGCTCATTCCGTGGAACGCAGGTGGCGCGTTTGTGATTCATGCGCTGGGCCTTGGCATCGCTGCCGGCCACACCGAAAACCTGCTCTACATCGTCTGTGCCGTGGCATGTTGGGCTTCACCGTTACTGGGCATTATCTACGCGGCGTTTGGTAAATTTTGCCCGAAAGCGACGGAAGAAGAAAAACGTCAGTGGGCCGAACAGGGTGAATTGATCCTTGAGCCGATTAATGAAGAGCGTCCGCTGGGTAAACCGGCGGTGCAATACTGA
- a CDS encoding GNAT family N-acetyltransferase — protein sequence MTHALTMQHFLNSFLLETGAARVEEQVVRLPLNAGRELVIPLAYVSAAGRHRYRGELLLSTPQGLQPVDFDSAMAEIVEHYFDSVAASDKAKFVQRVLDSDSYVQRADAALHARAAVQGFIASEQNLSGGHSMHPAPKCNEPLSEQEQEAYLPEFGAQFAIEWFAVKRSCLVGEYVGGDMAQALMALFEQQTGQSVAALPGAEWLPLPLHPLQAREWRRTRGQYHLAADAVQDLKLSSGGWTATSSSRAVYHPHCPWMLKVSLPVRLTNSLRLMTEPEARRGTQFSKLMATPAGEELQQRFEHACFIQEPMWCSVQDDDGQTLDLPLVSFRHNPFYAAQDEQAPLNGERFYMLASLNQDAGAGKDNRLTAWIKAYAAQHGYTNELAARHWMSAFMQRVMAPLCVARSDYGIVMLAHQQNLLLEIEHGMPVGVAVRDCQGFGLTTLAKERFADVLDNEAPQYFMEWDELNPYHAYYVIGNTLLNTIASIAVSGIISEADLWQLCRLELDALAKQHPKDSSFYQYVLQSPTLRWKRNFFCFLSAHNEATLKDPSIIYCDIANPLQWPAGDNSLSRVHKPLPGGRRITIAEKQHTDAAAQFELLEHGRSVAAFSLRTCGDDVTELHSESVDVSDAMLWWSAIEHAFYTARLEQIRIPGWPQGSKLLSKAEFLEHSPLWLHAAQDTCAVTMTTAVNGSRHPLRPLHPTGVVFQRYFYHLKRTLTFRVIEIERDLPTFHRWHNHPVVAQMWELEGCLEEHHQYLNKQKQDDHIYGLIAEFDGVSFGYLEVYWAAEDRIGPHYQYGLFDKGVHMLVGNFAYRGGTYFDTWAKSIVHYCFQQEPRTESVVGEPRADNQRVLKLNARVGMQVQFEFDFPHKRSALIQCGRERFFQQFAF from the coding sequence ATGACTCATGCTTTGACCATGCAGCACTTTTTAAACAGCTTTTTGCTCGAAACCGGAGCGGCGCGAGTAGAAGAGCAGGTGGTTCGGTTACCTCTGAATGCAGGGCGTGAACTGGTGATCCCCCTGGCTTATGTTTCGGCGGCGGGCAGGCACCGTTATCGCGGCGAGCTGCTGTTATCGACACCGCAAGGCCTGCAGCCGGTCGATTTTGACAGTGCTATGGCTGAGATTGTCGAGCATTATTTTGATTCGGTTGCGGCAAGCGATAAGGCTAAGTTTGTTCAGCGTGTGCTGGACTCGGATAGTTATGTCCAGCGCGCGGATGCCGCGCTGCACGCGCGTGCCGCGGTGCAGGGCTTTATTGCTTCAGAGCAGAACCTGAGCGGGGGGCACAGTATGCACCCGGCACCGAAGTGCAATGAGCCGCTCAGCGAGCAGGAACAAGAGGCCTATCTGCCGGAATTTGGCGCTCAGTTTGCGATTGAATGGTTCGCGGTCAAGCGTTCTTGCCTGGTGGGTGAGTATGTTGGTGGTGATATGGCGCAGGCGCTGATGGCCCTGTTTGAACAGCAGACAGGTCAGAGTGTGGCGGCGCTGCCCGGCGCTGAGTGGCTGCCGCTGCCGCTGCATCCGCTGCAGGCCAGAGAGTGGCGCCGTACCCGAGGACAATATCACCTTGCCGCCGATGCGGTGCAGGATCTTAAGCTGAGCAGTGGCGGCTGGACCGCGACGTCATCTTCGCGCGCCGTTTACCATCCGCACTGTCCGTGGATGCTGAAAGTGTCGCTGCCGGTGCGCCTCACCAACTCACTGCGTTTGATGACCGAGCCGGAAGCACGGCGTGGCACCCAGTTCAGCAAACTGATGGCCACCCCAGCGGGTGAAGAGCTGCAGCAGCGCTTTGAACATGCCTGTTTTATCCAAGAGCCGATGTGGTGTTCGGTGCAGGATGATGATGGCCAGACGCTGGATTTGCCGCTGGTCAGCTTTCGCCATAACCCGTTTTATGCCGCGCAGGATGAGCAAGCGCCGCTTAATGGTGAGCGCTTCTATATGCTGGCCAGCCTCAATCAGGATGCCGGTGCTGGCAAGGACAATCGTCTCACCGCCTGGATTAAAGCGTACGCCGCACAACACGGTTACACCAATGAGCTGGCCGCTCGCCACTGGATGAGCGCGTTTATGCAGCGCGTGATGGCGCCACTGTGTGTGGCGCGCAGCGATTACGGCATTGTGATGCTGGCCCATCAGCAGAATCTGCTGCTGGAAATTGAGCACGGCATGCCGGTCGGTGTGGCGGTGCGTGATTGTCAGGGATTTGGCCTGACCACGCTGGCCAAAGAGCGTTTCGCTGACGTGCTTGATAACGAAGCGCCGCAGTATTTTATGGAATGGGATGAACTCAATCCTTATCACGCCTATTACGTCATCGGTAATACCCTGCTCAATACCATCGCATCTATTGCGGTGTCCGGCATCATCAGTGAAGCCGATTTGTGGCAACTGTGCCGTCTGGAACTGGATGCGCTGGCCAAACAGCATCCGAAAGACAGTTCTTTTTATCAGTACGTATTGCAATCGCCAACCCTGCGCTGGAAACGTAACTTCTTCTGCTTCCTGTCAGCGCACAATGAAGCAACGCTGAAAGATCCTTCGATCATCTACTGTGATATTGCTAACCCGCTGCAATGGCCTGCAGGCGACAATAGTCTGTCACGAGTGCACAAACCGCTGCCGGGCGGGCGCCGTATCACGATTGCTGAAAAACAGCATACCGACGCTGCGGCGCAGTTCGAACTGCTGGAGCATGGCCGCAGCGTGGCGGCGTTCTCGCTGCGTACCTGTGGTGATGATGTCACTGAACTGCACAGCGAGAGTGTCGATGTCAGCGATGCCATGCTGTGGTGGAGCGCGATTGAGCATGCGTTTTATACCGCCCGTTTGGAGCAGATTCGAATTCCCGGCTGGCCGCAGGGCAGCAAACTGCTGAGTAAAGCCGAATTTCTCGAGCACTCGCCATTGTGGCTGCATGCCGCGCAGGATACTTGCGCTGTCACTATGACCACGGCGGTGAATGGTTCCCGTCATCCGCTGCGCCCGCTGCACCCGACCGGCGTTGTGTTCCAGCGTTATTTTTATCACCTCAAACGCACGCTCACTTTCCGTGTGATTGAGATAGAGCGCGATCTGCCGACCTTCCATCGCTGGCACAATCATCCGGTGGTGGCTCAGATGTGGGAACTGGAGGGCTGCCTGGAGGAGCATCACCAGTATCTCAATAAGCAGAAACAAGATGACCATATTTACGGCTTAATCGCAGAATTTGACGGCGTATCCTTTGGTTATCTTGAAGTGTACTGGGCGGCAGAAGACCGCATCGGACCGCATTACCAATACGGCTTGTTTGATAAAGGTGTGCACATGCTGGTGGGCAACTTTGCCTATCGTGGCGGTACTTACTTTGATACCTGGGCGAAATCGATTGTCCATTACTGCTTCCAGCAAGAGCCGCGCACTGAATCTGTGGTCGGAGAACCACGTGCCGACAACCAGCGCGTACTGAAACTGAATGCCCGGGTGGGTATGCAGGTTCAGTTCGAATTTGATTTTCCACACAAACGTTCAGCATTGATCCAGTGCGGTCGAGAACGCTTTTTCCAGCAATTCGCTTTTTAA